CCCGCAAGTGCCGAATCGAGCAAAGAATGACCGGATGTCCAGTCCAAACTATCACGGGCGAAGACTGCCGGAGTGTTCCATCCCAAATTATAGGAGGACACATGTATCAACGACGTGTCTCCTCCCGTTATATTATCTTGTATATAACTTTTAATTGCATTTACAGACAGGTTGCTTGACGGATTAGCGGCAGTCCCCTGGGTTCCAAGAAGTATATAAATCGTCCCAGAGGCAGATTCTACGGGAGCCGCAGGCGATTGTACCACCCCAAAAAGCATCAAGATTGCACAGCTTATTCCAGACAAAAAAGCGGACTTCAGTCCGCAAATAACTTTAGATTTAGAGAAAAATCCCGTCCCTACCATTATTGCACCCTTGTAACAAACGTTACTTAAAATTTTGCTACAAAAATAAAATAATTTTTAGCAAAACCAAAGTAAAATAATTTATACAAAAAAAACAAATGTTAGTTGTATAACTTGTTCTTAATCAACTAATTACACTGTATTCAGCCATAAAGATATTATACATGACTGTTTAGGCAATCAGGGCAGGGTCCTTGTGTAAACTATTTTGCTATGAAACTGCGGAAATAAACATTGAAGTAAAACACATTCTTCAGCCATATTTTCTTCTCCATACAGAAAAGCCCCGCTTTTGAAGCGGAGCCTTCTCTAGGATAATTCCGTGCTAATGCAAGAATTAGAAACGGAAGTGGGCGAAAGCCTTGTTGGCTTCGGCCATCTTGTGCGTGTCGTTCTTCTTGCGGACAGCGTTGCCTTCACCGTTCTTGGCGGCAACGAGTTCGGCAGCAAGGCGGTCGGCCATGTTGGCTTCGTTGCGGTTACGGGCGGCATCGAGGAGCCAGCGGAGAGCGAGAGCCTTGGCGCGGTCCGGGGCAACTTCCATAGGAACCTGGTAGTTGGCACCACCGATACGGCGGGACTTCACTTCGAGACGCGGCTTGATGTTTTCGAGGCAGATTTCGAACTTTTCAAGCGGAGTTTCCGGACCTTCGAGCTTCTGGCCGAGGTTTTCGAGAGCAGTGTAGACGATCTGTTCAGCGATGGTCTTCTTGCCCTGCTTCAGCACGACACCGACGAGTTCGGTAACGAGCGTGGACTTGTAACGCGGATCCGGGAGGATGGAGCGATGGAGAGCCTTTCTTCTTCTAGACATAGATTACTTCCTTTCCTTACTTCTTGGCCGGAGCGGCACCTTTCTTCTTGACACCGTACTTGGAACGGCCGTTCTGGCGGCCGTTGACAGCCTGGGTATCCAGGGTGCCACGGATGATGTGG
The window above is part of the uncultured Fibrobacter sp. genome. Proteins encoded here:
- the rpsG gene encoding 30S ribosomal protein S7: MSRRRKALHRSILPDPRYKSTLVTELVGVVLKQGKKTIAEQIVYTALENLGQKLEGPETPLEKFEICLENIKPRLEVKSRRIGGANYQVPMEVAPDRAKALALRWLLDAARNRNEANMADRLAAELVAAKNGEGNAVRKKNDTHKMAEANKAFAHFRF